The Nitratidesulfovibrio sp. SRB-5 genomic sequence GCTCATTGCCGTGGGGGCCATGGTCATGCTGCCCGTGGGGCCGGTGCCGGTGACCTTGCAGACCCTGTTCGTGGCGCTGGCCGGGCTGGTGCTTGGCTCGGCGCGCGGGGCCGGGGCCATGTTGCTGTACGTGCTGGCCGGGGTGATGGGACTGCCGGTGTTTTCCGGCGGCAAGGCCGGGTTCGCTCATCTGCTGGGCCCCACCGGGGGCTACCTGTTCGGGTTCGCCTGCATGGCCTGCATCGCCGGGCTCGGCGGGCTGAGGGGATTGCGGGGACGTGAAGCGCGGGATGCCTCCATCGGCCTGCCCCGTGTCGCGCTGGCCCTGTGCTGCTGCCTTGCCGGGCTGGCCGTGGCCTATCTGGCGGGCGCGGCCCGGCTGATGCAGGTGCTGGATATCGACGTGGCGCGTGCCGTGGCCGTGGGTGTGCTGCCCTTTCTGCCCGGCGACGTGGTGAAGGTCGTACTGGCCGTGGCTGCATGGCGGTTTCTGGCCGTGCGAAGGCTGTTGCCCCGATGATCGTCGCCAAGGGCTTGCGCTACATTCATCCCGGCACCCCGGCGGGAACAGCCCCCGCCCTGGACGGGGCGGAGTTTTCCGTGCCGCCCGGCGCGCTGCTGTGCCTGTGCGGGGTCAACGGCAGCGGCAAGTCCACCCTGCTGCAACTGCTGGCCGGGCTGCTGCGGGCCGAAGGCGGCACGCTGGACGTGGCCGGGCACCACTGCCCCGGAGCGGAAGCGGCGCTGCGCCGCCATGCCGCGCTGGTGTTGCAGGATGCGGACATGCAGATGCTGGGGGCCACGGTGGCGGAAGATTTGCTGCTTACCGCGCCGCCCGCCCACACCCCGCAAGGCGCGGCCGCCCTGGCCGCCGCGCGCGAGGCGGCGGGCCGGTTCGGCCTTGCCGCGCACTGGGACAGCCCGGTGCACACCCTGTCCTACGGGCAGAAGCGCAAGCTGTGCCTGGCTGCCGCGCTGCTTGCCGCACCGGGTCTGCTGCTGCTGGACGAGCCGTTCAGCGGGCTGGACCACCCGGCGGCGCTGGAATTGCGCGACATCCTGGCCCGCAACCGGGCCTCCGGGCTGACCCAGGTTGTCTCGGTGCACGAACTGGAGCCGGTGGTGGACATGGCCGACCTGATGCTGGTGCTGGACGGGGGGCGGCAGGCGCTGTTCGGCCCGCCCGCCACCGTGCTGGACCGGGTGCGCGCCCATGGCATCCGTCCGCCCTGTTCATGGGCGGCGCGGCGCGAGATCGTTTCCTACGAATAGGAGAGGAAGGGCGAAGCCCCGGCGGCCGTTTCTTTCCGTGAAATCGCAAGCGACCACGAATCACGCGGGGCGCGAAGGTATCCCCTTCGCGCCCCGCTTTCGCATCAAAAGGACGAAACAGAGGCTACCGGCTGCGTCCGGTGCCCAGGGCCACGCCCACCATGACCACGCCAGCGGCCAGCATCTGGGTGGCGTTCAGGGTTTCGCCCAGCCACAGCCAGCCGAACCCCACGGCGGCCACGGGCACCAGATTGATGAACGCCCCCACGCTGCTGGCGGGCAGATGGCTGGTGGCCCAGTTGAACAGGCCGAAGGCGCCCAGCGACGAACCCGCGCCCAGATAGATTACCGCCAGCACCACGTCGGCGGGCCATTGCCCGGCACCGGCCAGCACCGCGTACGCCCCCGGCGCGAAGAACAGCGCCCCGGCCAGGGTCTGCAAGGCCGTCAGGGTCCACGGGTTCCAGCGAAAGCCGCCGCGCCCCCCATGACCCCCATGACCCCCATGAGCGGACAGCCTGCGCACCAGCACCATGTTGCCCGCCGCGCAGACCATGGCCAGAAGTTCCAGGATGTTGCCCAGCAGCGGATCGGGCGCGGACTCGGTGCCTGCGCCGCCGGACAGGGTCAGCCAGGCCACCCCCGTGCACGAGAACGCCACCCCCACCCACAGCCGGGGCGAAGGCCGTTCGCCCAGGAACAGCCACGCGCCCGCGCCCACCAGCAGCGGCACCGAGGCGGAAATGACCCCCGCCTGCGAGGCAGTTGTAAGCTGCATGGCATTGGATTCACACAAAAAATACAGGCAGGGCTGCAACAGTACCGTGGGCACGAGCAGCAGCTTGTGCCACCGGGGCACGCCGCTCCAGAAGCCGCGCCGCACCGGCGTGCCGGATGGGGCCGCCGCCACGGTGCGGGAGGGGAACAGCCGGGTGGTGAAGGGGGCCAGCAGCGCCATGGCCACCATCATGCGCGCCCACATCAGCGGCATGGGGCCAAGGGCTTGCACGGCCACCTTCATGGCCGGGAAGGACAGGCCCCACAGGATCACCGCGCCCAGGGCCGCCAGTGCGGGCAGCAGCAGCGAGGCCCGGGCAGGGGCATGGCCGGAAAGGTCGGGGGCGTGGGCGGAAGGGGGCACGGTGTCGGCGGCGTCTGTGATGGCGGCGGCATCGGGCGCACAGGGTGCGGAATCGGACATGGAGGGCGTCTCCGTGAGTTATGGTGTGCGCCGGGTGTATCGCGTTGCAAGGCTGTGCGTCTTGCACGGAGTTTTTGCACGAAATTGCGGTTGGGGTGGGCGGTAGGGCTGGCGGGGATGGGGACCGCATGCCGTCCGGCGGCGGGAGTGGATGCAGAGGGCGGTGACGGATGAGCGGGAGCGCCCGGTGCGCGCGCGGTCCGGGGCATTCGGTCCGGGGCATTCGATCCGGGACATTCGGTCTGGGGCATTCGGTCTGGGGCATTCGGTCTGGGGCATTCGGTCTGGGGCATTCGATCCGGAGGCGGTGGAACCGGTGGCAGGGCGCCTCAGCGCGACAGGTACTGCCCCGGCGTGGCCCCCACGTAGCGGCGAAAGGTGTTGGCGAAGTGGCTCTGGTCCACGAAGCCGGTCTCCTGCGCGGCGTCGGCCATGGCCCAGCCCCGGCGCAGCAGCAGCTTTGCGCGGTCAACGCGCAGTTGGGTGTGGTAGGCATGCGGGGTCATGCCCGTGGCGTCGCGGAACACCCGCAGCATGTGGAACCGGCTGAGGCCGGTGGCCTCGGCAAGGTCTTCCAGCGAGACCTTGTGCGCCAGCCGTTCGGCAAGGTAGGCGCGCACCCGGCGCACGGCGGTGTTGCCGTCGCGGGTGGTCACGGCTTCGGGCCGCACCCCGCCGTGGCGGGCCAGCACCAGCGAGAAGGCGCCCACCATGGCCGACTGGCGGGCCAGCAGTTCCACGCCTTCGGCCACCAGGTCGCAGAGGCGCAGAAAGGCGCGCAGCACGTCGGCGTCGGGCACGATGAGCTTGCGGAAGTCGGGCGGGCCCGCATCGCGTCCGCCCAGTTCCACGGCCACGCGGTGCAGCCAGTGCGGGTCTGCGTAGAACATGCGGTAGGTGGCGGGCACGCCGCGTTCCGGTTCGCCGCTGTGCACCTCGCCGGGGTTGAACAGGCAGACCTGCCCGCCCACCACCACGGAGTTGCGCCGGGAGCGGCCATGGCAGTAGTTGGCCCCTTCCTCCATCAGGCCCACGGCGTACTGGTCGTGGGAGTGCTTGGGGAAGGTGTGCGCACTGCGGAGCACCCGGTTGGTTTCCAGACCGTCCAGGTCGTCGCTGCGCCAGTAACGCACGTTTTCGAGGGGCTGTCGCATGCCGTGGTCCATGGTCGTGCGGGGTGTTTGGTGGTGTGTGGGCGGCTTGGTGGGGAGGTGCGGGTGAGAAAGGGGGAACCGTGCCTGTAGGCGGAGTCTGCCGGGGTTCGCCAGTGGGGTATTGCAGGAAATTGCGGTTGGGGTGGGGGAGCGTGGGGCCGCGGACACGCTGCATCGGGCTTCGCCGGCATTCGGCTTTATGCTTGAGTTGAAATGCTTTTTTCCGTTTATCCCGCGACGGTCTTCCGTCGCGGGGGCGTGTGCGGGCACAATGCAAAGAATTACGAGTTTTGCCAGCCGGACAAGGCGGCACGGCTTTTTTGAGCGGAGCGTACTTCTGTAAGTGAGCATCAAAAAAGCCGGGCCAACGCCGTCCGGCGGCAAAAGACGGATTCTGCCAGCAGTGTGCCCGCGCTTACGGAAGCCTGCCTCGGTCCTCCGCTCCCCTTACCGGTACGCCTTCTCGAAGATCGCGATCACCGCATCCTCGCGCAGGTCCACCGGGGTGACGGCGAACAGGCCCCCCATGGTTTCGCGGGCATTGCGGGCCAGGGCGGGTATCTCCTCGCGGGTCACCCCGTAGTCGGACATCTTCAGGCCATCCAGCCCCACGGCGGCGATGAGCTTGCGCAGCGCCGTGACAAGGGCCAGCCCCTGTTCGCGCAGTTCCATGCCCTCGATGTCCTCGCCCATGGTCACGGCAAGGTCGGCGCAGCGCTTGGGCTGGAAGCGGGCCATCACCTCGAAGTAGGGCAGGGACAGCATGACCAGCCCGGCGCCGTGCGGCAGGGCCGGGTGGTGGGCCGACAGGGCGTGCTCCAGCGAGTGGTGCGAGATGCACGACGACAGCGACTCGCACAGCCCCGCCGCCGTGGACGCCCACGCCAGCATGGTGCGCACCTGCACCGAGTTGCCGTCCTTCACCGCCTGCGGCAGGAACTGGGAAATCAGGCTGACCGCCTCCAGCGCCAGCAGGTCGCTGGAGGGCTGGCGCGCCGTGGAAAGGTACGCCTCCGCCGCGTGGAAGAAGGCGTCCATGCCGGTCATGGCGGTCACCGCCGGGGGCACGCTGACCATCAGCATGGGGTCCACAATGGACAGCGCCGGGTAGGTGGAATCGTCGCCCCAGCCGATCTTTTCGTTGGTGTCCTCGCGGGTGATCACCGTCCACGGGTCGGCCTCGGTGCCGGTGCCCGCCGTGGTGGGAATGGCCACCACCGGCAGGGCCGGGCGCTCTGGCCGCTTGCGCCCGCCGGTGCCGCTCTGGATGTAGTCCCAGTACGAGCCGGGGTTGGCGGCGGCCAGGGCGATGGATTTGGCGGAATCTATGGTGCTGCCCCCGCCAAGGCCCAGCACGAAGTCGCAGCCTTCGGCGCGGGCCAGCGCCGCGCCCTCGTCCACGTGGGTCAGCACGGGGTTGGGCTGGATCTTGTCGAAGATCACCGTGGCGCAGCCGTTCTGCGCCAGCAGGGCCAGCACCTTGTCCAGATGCCCGGTGCGCCGCATGGAGCCGCCCGCGCTGATCACCACCAGCGCCTTGCGGCCCGGCAGGCGGGTGCGGCCAAGCTCGGCCAGCCTGCCCGCGCCGAAGATGATGCGGGTGGGCATGTGGAAGGTGAAGTCGAGCATGGTGATCTCCTTGGGCTGTGCGCGAGGGGCGCGGTGGTGGGGCGGCCTGATTCCGGCCGGACGTCAGCGGGACGTCAACCGGACGTCAGCCGGACGGCAGGCAGATGTCAGCAAGACTCCGGGCAGGCTCTGGTGGACGCCGGGGTGCCGGGCGACCGTGGCTGGTGACCGGTCTGGCGTCCGGGTGCAGGCAAGGCAGGCCGAGAGGAAAAACGTCCGCGCGCCGGTCCGGATCGGTACCGCAAGCCTCCTTTCGGGGCGCGGTGACCGGCGCGCGGGATGGATGTGTCGTCGCGGCGTCCGGCTACTTTTCCAGAAACGCCGTGTAGGCAAGGCGCGTGGCGTACAGGTCGGCCACGCTGGACAGTTCGAACGGGCTGTGCATGGACAGCACCGCCGGGCCGAAGTCGATGATGTCCATGCCGTAGGCGGCAAGGTACATGGCCACGGTGCCGCCGCCCCCGCCGTCCACGCGGCCAAGTTCCGCCATCTGCCACGGAATCTTGCGCCCGTTCAGCACGCCGCGCAGCCAGCCCACGTATTCCGGGTGGGCGTCGTTGGCCTCGTACTTGCCTCGGTGCCCGGTGAACTTGCAGAAGCACGGGCCGTGGCCGATGACGGCGGCGTTGAGCTTTTCGTGCAGTTCCTGCCAGTCGGGGTCGATGGCGGCGTGCACGTCGGCGGACAGGGCGCGGGTGGCCAGCATCACGTCGCTGAAGCGGGCGGCGGGCTGCCACGCGGCGATGAGGTCTTCGATGCAGTATTCGAAGAAGCGCGACTTGGCCCCGGTGGAGCCTTCCGAGCCGATCTCCTCCTTGTCCCAGAACAGCACGCACTGCGGCTGCTGCGGGTTTTCCGCCGCCAGCAGGGCTTCCAGCGCGGCGAACACGCAGATGCGGTCGTCCTGCCCGTAGCCGCCGACAAGGGAGCCGTCCAGCCCCACGTAGCGGGCGGGACCGGCGGGCACGGCCTGCAATTCCGCGGAGTACAGGTCTTCCTCGCGGATGGCGTATTTTTCGTGCAGCAGGGCCAGCATGCGCGCCTTGATCGGATCCTTGACGGGATCCTTGGGGGCGTCCTTCCTGGCGGTGCTGTCGGAGGCGGTGGCGTTGCCGTTGGCGGCATCAGGGGTAGTGGCGGCTGTTTCGGCAGAAGCTGCGGCATCACCGGCGGCTTCTTCCGTCACCGGCTTCGGCATGGGGCGGTGCCCCAGCACGATGTTCAGCTTTTCGCCCTCGAAGGCGTCGGCGATGGTCTGCCCGGCCTGCTTCTGGGCCAGGTGGGGCAGCAGGTCGGCGATGGTGAACACCGGTTCCGCCGGGTCTTCGCCCAGGGTGATGCGCACCGATTCGCCGCTTTCCTTCACCACCACGCCGTGCAGGGCCAGCGGGCGGGCCAGCCACTGGTACTTGCGGATGCCGCCGTAATAGTGGGTCTTGGCCTGGCCGATGCCCGCCTGTTCCAGCAGCGGGCGCTGCTTCAGGTCCAGCCGGGGGGTGTCCGCGTGCGCGCCGATGAGCCGCAGGCCCTGCGAAAGCGGGGCGCGGCCCTTGCGGGCGATGAACACGGTCTTGCCCTTGAACACCCGGTAGACCTTGTCGTGGGCGAAGTTTTCGGTGTAGCCCGCCGCGCGCAACCGCGTGACCACGTAGTCCACGGTTTCGCGTTCGGTCTTGCAGCGGGACAGGAAGTCCACGTAGCGGTCGGCCAGTTCGCGCATGGCGGCCTGATGCTCGTCGCTGGCGTAGGCTTCCCAGCAACTGGTGGTCTCGAAGTCGAGTTTGTCCATGGGAGTTCCTTGGGGGGATCCTTTCGGGGAAATACCCGTATGTGGCGCGGCGCGGGGCCGCGAAGGTGTCGCGAGTGGCACGGCGTTGGGCAACGCCGCGAAGGACTA encodes the following:
- a CDS encoding biotin transporter BioY, with the translated sequence MHDAPLAGLHRLVWTALMAALIAVGAMVMLPVGPVPVTLQTLFVALAGLVLGSARGAGAMLLYVLAGVMGLPVFSGGKAGFAHLLGPTGGYLFGFACMACIAGLGGLRGLRGREARDASIGLPRVALALCCCLAGLAVAYLAGAARLMQVLDIDVARAVAVGVLPFLPGDVVKVVLAVAAWRFLAVRRLLPR
- a CDS encoding ATP-binding cassette domain-containing protein; protein product: MIVAKGLRYIHPGTPAGTAPALDGAEFSVPPGALLCLCGVNGSGKSTLLQLLAGLLRAEGGTLDVAGHHCPGAEAALRRHAALVLQDADMQMLGATVAEDLLLTAPPAHTPQGAAALAAAREAAGRFGLAAHWDSPVHTLSYGQKRKLCLAAALLAAPGLLLLDEPFSGLDHPAALELRDILARNRASGLTQVVSVHELEPVVDMADLMLVLDGGRQALFGPPATVLDRVRAHGIRPPCSWAARREIVSYE
- a CDS encoding DMT family transporter, which gives rise to MSDSAPCAPDAAAITDAADTVPPSAHAPDLSGHAPARASLLLPALAALGAVILWGLSFPAMKVAVQALGPMPLMWARMMVAMALLAPFTTRLFPSRTVAAAPSGTPVRRGFWSGVPRWHKLLLVPTVLLQPCLYFLCESNAMQLTTASQAGVISASVPLLVGAGAWLFLGERPSPRLWVGVAFSCTGVAWLTLSGGAGTESAPDPLLGNILELLAMVCAAGNMVLVRRLSAHGGHGGHGGRGGFRWNPWTLTALQTLAGALFFAPGAYAVLAGAGQWPADVVLAVIYLGAGSSLGAFGLFNWATSHLPASSVGAFINLVPVAAVGFGWLWLGETLNATQMLAAGVVMVGVALGTGRSR
- a CDS encoding AraC family transcriptional regulator, whose protein sequence is MRQPLENVRYWRSDDLDGLETNRVLRSAHTFPKHSHDQYAVGLMEEGANYCHGRSRRNSVVVGGQVCLFNPGEVHSGEPERGVPATYRMFYADPHWLHRVAVELGGRDAGPPDFRKLIVPDADVLRAFLRLCDLVAEGVELLARQSAMVGAFSLVLARHGGVRPEAVTTRDGNTAVRRVRAYLAERLAHKVSLEDLAEATGLSRFHMLRVFRDATGMTPHAYHTQLRVDRAKLLLRRGWAMADAAQETGFVDQSHFANTFRRYVGATPGQYLSR
- a CDS encoding iron-containing alcohol dehydrogenase, with protein sequence MLDFTFHMPTRIIFGAGRLAELGRTRLPGRKALVVISAGGSMRRTGHLDKVLALLAQNGCATVIFDKIQPNPVLTHVDEGAALARAEGCDFVLGLGGGSTIDSAKSIALAAANPGSYWDYIQSGTGGRKRPERPALPVVAIPTTAGTGTEADPWTVITREDTNEKIGWGDDSTYPALSIVDPMLMVSVPPAVTAMTGMDAFFHAAEAYLSTARQPSSDLLALEAVSLISQFLPQAVKDGNSVQVRTMLAWASTAAGLCESLSSCISHHSLEHALSAHHPALPHGAGLVMLSLPYFEVMARFQPKRCADLAVTMGEDIEGMELREQGLALVTALRKLIAAVGLDGLKMSDYGVTREEIPALARNARETMGGLFAVTPVDLREDAVIAIFEKAYR
- a CDS encoding aminopeptidase, with the translated sequence MDKLDFETTSCWEAYASDEHQAAMRELADRYVDFLSRCKTERETVDYVVTRLRAAGYTENFAHDKVYRVFKGKTVFIARKGRAPLSQGLRLIGAHADTPRLDLKQRPLLEQAGIGQAKTHYYGGIRKYQWLARPLALHGVVVKESGESVRITLGEDPAEPVFTIADLLPHLAQKQAGQTIADAFEGEKLNIVLGHRPMPKPVTEEAAGDAAASAETAATTPDAANGNATASDSTARKDAPKDPVKDPIKARMLALLHEKYAIREEDLYSAELQAVPAGPARYVGLDGSLVGGYGQDDRICVFAALEALLAAENPQQPQCVLFWDKEEIGSEGSTGAKSRFFEYCIEDLIAAWQPAARFSDVMLATRALSADVHAAIDPDWQELHEKLNAAVIGHGPCFCKFTGHRGKYEANDAHPEYVGWLRGVLNGRKIPWQMAELGRVDGGGGGTVAMYLAAYGMDIIDFGPAVLSMHSPFELSSVADLYATRLAYTAFLEK